TCTTTCAAGCCAGCCTATTATGACACACTGTCCGTTGCCTACTGTATCTATAGACTCTTACCATTTCGATATTTTCTCCAGGGATCTGTTCTGGATGGGCATGCCCTCATCTTGCAACTTTGCCATCATAAGAAAGATGAAACGATACCTAAAAAAATTGATACTGATAGCTCAACAAAATTGATTGTGAGGAATGTAGCTTTTGAGGCAACCGAAAAGGATCTCAAGCAGTTATTTAGTCCCTTTGGTCAGGTATAAGCACTtgcattttatcaattttacgaCATCTTTGCTTTAGTTTCTTGCAACCTCGGAAGCTATGTGATGCTGTCAAAAATCGTCATTGTCTGTACATCATCAGAAAACATTTCTTCCTTGTTTTGGGGGTAACCAGATATGTTTGTTCTTCCATGGTTCCTAATCTGGAAACACATCTCCTGTACTCTGCAGATAAAGAGATTGAGGTTGCCCATGAGGTTCGGAAACCATAGAGGTTTTGCTTTCGTAGAGTTCCTCACAAAACAAGAAGCCCAGAATGCCCTTGAAGCTCTCTCAAACACCCATCTCTACGGTCGTCACTTGGTACTGGAGAGGGCAAAAGAAGGAGAGAGCTTAGACGAATTGCGGGCAAGaacagccgagcagttcgcagGCTCTACTAAGTTAAACAATAAAAGAAAGCAGCTTCCTCTCCCCCTACTAGATGAAGGGAATGTCAAGCTTCAAAGAATGGAAGAATAGAGTTTTTTTAGTGTATGTTTTTTGTATTCTATCATTAACTTAGTTAACTCGAATGCAGAGTTGTGTAACTTCGATATATTTAAAAACCAACAATTTTGAGGGTGTAACGTAATACTATCAGTTAATGTAAAACTGgcaattttgggattttttttacaGATATCTCCATCATATATTGAATTTCTTTTAGGTCAAAATTAGATTAGTGAGTTTTATTGAGGTAAAGTCTGTCTGGATGATTTCGCTGTCAAGTAAGGATAGCCTAATAGTTAGCACAGTAATATCCTCTTCATTATAtatctcattttttcattttaaaatatttatcctTACATGTCTCATTTACATTTTGATATAGAGGTATTGCCGcttaatatcatgaaactttctaaaagtttatttttcatataaacTTTAAATTTGGTAGTACataaataatatcacaaacttataTGTTGTATTTTATCATCGGCAACAAAATCTAACTAAATATCATCACAACATGTCGGATATGGTTGTCACTGAAAAATGATAGTTATGTGATTACAAAGTCCCTATAATGCATATATGATTATCTATCTAATTTTAATGTAGTCGGATTTTGTCGCTGATGATAAAAATGCAACAACTATATAAGTTCGTGATAGTATATGCCAAGTTTAAAGTTCGTGTGAAAAAATAAATCATCTTACGTTCCATTAATTGTTTTAATtctataaaaatgtaatatacaCAAGACATATAAATTTCACTTTTTCTGATCTTATttattcacatttcttaaaGCTCGATACAAATTCATCCACGTTTCTTAAAACCCGAGCTAAAACGTAATTATGGTCCCTTTAGGGGACACAGATAAAATTGAAACAATCCAAATAAGATTAGCATGGCCCAAGGTTGACACCCATAAATCAAGAGATGGACAGAATTAGATATAGGGTGCGTTCGGTACCATAGAATTGAGGgtttggaattggaattggagcctcCAATTCCAAATCCATTGTTCggtatcacaaaaatatttagatttggaattgaattacaattccAAATTTCCCAATTCTacaatttgaatttcatatctAAAGTAGAAAATTGTAATTCCAAAATTCAAATAGTCATAAAATTTCACTATATATCCACaaaacacatttcacacactacatacatttcacacactacacacacttcacacatttcacacactacacacactacacacatttcacacactacacactacacacatttctcgcactacacacactacatacatttcacgcactacacacactacacacacttcacacatttcatgcactacacacaacacatacactacacacattcacacaacacacacaccaCATACACTACAcgcatttcacacatttcatacactacacacatttcacacatttcacacactacactcactacacacatttcacacactacactcactacacacatttcacacactaaacacaattcacacactacacatattacatacatttcacacactacaaaaactactcacatttcacacatttcaagcatcctatttttgatttttttccagcttttagatattttttttcgATCCAAACCGAATTGAATCGAAaaactaaatttttttaaaagtttaaaCTGAATCAAACTGAAAAACTgaactaaatttgaaattttagtttgtgtgaagtgtgtgtgtatTTCGTATAAAATTTgtaagtgtgtgtaatgtgtgtacaatgtgtatagtgtatttattttgtgtgcatgtatgtattttgtgtgtgtagtgtgtgaagtgtgtgtagtgtgtgtagtgtgtgaagcgtgtgaaatatgtgtgaaatgtgtgaagcgTGTGCACTGTGTGCATATTTACCAAACATGTCAATTCAATTTCgtgtcaattttttattttgccaaatataggatttggaattgaattgtctttgtcctagcggcaagaagcttagacattattgtatgaggtggcGAGTTCGAGCCATCTTCAAATCGGTTGTAATTTGCTCCATcttataggagttaattttttaaaaaaaatcctttCAATCCAATTCCGTGTACCGAACGGACCCATAGTATATATTTGCATTTTgcccccaatttttttttcccaCCGAGCAGTTGGGTGTTTTTGATTTTCTTCCGCCATTCCCTTTTACTTCCTTATCTCAAAACCTAATTCCATAATCGCTCCACTGTCTACACTTCTCCCTCTGCAGATCTCATTTTCCCCtcttttaggccatccacaacgctgtcactataccATCCGTTAATcgtcccttaaaacactatttgcgggcccccaCTGTacctttttactccatcccttaactaagggacagaacctgcaaccctccgtcccttaagcgtcccttaaattactattcattcaatttcattttttttaaaaattttttccaccaaattcaattaataaaaacacacttcattaaaaataaaataacattacaatataaaattagtagaaaataaaaaaaaatataattaaaaatcctaaaaaaattaaaaatacataatttaatttcctccaccaaagtttgcccaaatgtgctccatgagatcatcttggagttgggcgtgggtggaagagtcacgtgtccttgcccgaatagacaaccgttcttgtatagacggatgcactccacttcaaGGCGGACTACAgacggttgagcttccgggggcttcgGGGTctaaccaatttcccgcctcaggtccttcgtcttggacaatcatgttgtgcaagattatgcaagtatacatgatgtcgaccatgttctccatgaaccacgaacgagccggagctttgataatgttgaagcgcgcttggagaatcccgaacgcccgctccacatccttccgagcagtCTCCTGCTTCTGCGCGAAAAGCgcctgctttgcgttcacaggcctagcgcacgtcttcacgaaggttgaccacttcgggtagatgccgtcggcaagatagtaccccattctATAGCaccggttgttagcggtgaagttgatggccgacgctttaccatccaaaacttcggcgaagaggtcggattgctGGAGCatgtttatgtcgttgttcgagccggggaccccgaagtacgcatgccagatccatagccggtagtcggcgacgGCCTCGAGTTTAACGGTAGGGTGGgtacctttgtggccgctcgtgtacgaccccctccacgccaccggacaattcttccattgccagtgcatgcagtcaacgctgccaagcatcctgGGGAAGCCATGCACTTGTCCGTGAATGCGGAGcaggaactggcaatctgtcatgcttggcttccggagaaattcgtcggtaaaggctgcccggacgccgttgcagaattggagcaagcacattctccaagtgctgtctccaatgtggaggtattcgttgaacacatccgccgtttgtccagtcgcaagctgacggattgctgcagtacatttttGCAGCGTCGTGTGACTGGGACGACCGACGGCGtcaaacctttcttggaagaactcttcccggcccgccaatgtatttgcgatgaggagaaatagcggtcgccgcatgcggaaacggcgacggaagtaggtatcttcCCACACCGGATTATCACAGAAGTAGTtgcggactaaccttgcggcggtttcctcccggttacgatggatgtaagcccgggagcgtctttggggcggagcggcttcctccgcttctcgtcgtcgatcttcttcaagtgattcttccattatttgacgcatttgctcatatggatccatgagatcgattaaatttgggggaagaataaaagagagatgatttgagatgaaaattggagaggaaatgaagatgatttgggagaatagatgtgtagttgtgtgtgaaagacgataaattaggagtatttatagagtaaaaaaatagaaacggctataaaaaacggtaacattaccgttttcacaattttatttttttttatttcaatttttttttaaaaatgaattattgcgtcagcgtgacgaatctCACTCGCGacccggcgagtgggcgtcacgtaTCGcttgggagctcgccacgtcacCTCAGTGCGTGGCGAGACGTCACGCGATTGGTCACGGCGGGACAGGCAAtccggcgggctggggacgggacgagacgctgcaacgcgtcccgccccGGTTCTGTCACGGCGTAACGGGATACaggccacccgcgtaacgcgttgcgggggCCTTATAGAGTTGCAGAGTGTAAACACCGTGGTTTCAGCTGCCCCTCTTTGCGAGACCTGCTGAGATTTCACCAGGTGGATTATTTTCCCATCAAATTTAATATCTCCAGATTTCTGTATCTTGATTATATGAATGACTGAACTGTTTTAATTCGTTGTTGAGTTTCTGTTTTCCGAGCAACTAACCTAGGGTTCATCGATACGATAATTGCGTCacttgttttatttaaatttctgaTTCAGTATGTTGGCATGGACCTAGGGTTTTACATTGATTCTCGTTTGATGTTTGCAGATTGGAAAAAAAATGCTGGGTTCATTGCCAATATTGCCCCTGCCGGCACCACCTGAAGACGGCGATCTCGGCCCGTTACCCGCCTCTCAAGTGACTGAGGAATCTGATGATGAGAAAAATTTGGAGAATGAAAACCAGAAGATGGCCATTGATAAGCCCAGCTCAGCTCCACCATCAGTAGCAACACACACTAGGTCCATAGGAGTTATTCACCCGCCTATAGACATTAGAACTATTGTAGACAAAACTGCTCAGTTTGTGGCAAAAAATGGACCGGAGTTTGAGAAAAGAATTATTGTAAGCAATGAAGGGAATGCGAAATTCAACTTTTTACGCTCTTCTGATCCTTACCATGCTTATTATCAGCATCGTCTAGCTGAATCTCGATCACAGAATCAGAATTCTGCTGCACAGCCTCCTCAGCCGGAGGCTGCCCCTGAATCAGTTAGTAGTACTCCAGCTGCTGATGCGAATGATGCCTCAGCCAAGCCTGACCCTTCTGCCCAATTCCGAACTGTACGTAAGGTTCTTGACCCACCAGAGGCAGAGCAATATATTGTTCGGCTACCTGAAGGGATTACAGGGGAGGAATTGGATATAATTAAGCTCACTGCTCAGTTTGTGGCGAGAAACGGGAAGTCTTTTTTGACTGGTTTGACTAGCAGAGAGAGCACCAATCCTCAGTTTCATTTTCTAAGGCCAACACACAGTATGTTTATGTTCTTTACATCTCTTGCTGATGCTTATTCAAAAGTCTTAATGCCTCCTAAAGGGCTCTCAGATAAGCTAAAAAATAGCGTCCTTGATATGACTACTGTCCTGGAACGCTGCTTAAATCGCCTTGAATGGGAACGGTCGCAAGAGCAGGCTAGGCAAAAAGCTGAAGATGAGATAGAGCAGGAACGACTGCAGATGGCTATGATTGACTGGCATGACTTTGTTGTGGTTGAGTCAATAGACTTTGCtgatgatgaggatgaggaCTTACCTCCTCCAATGACACTTGAGGAAGTGATAAGAAGAAGCAAGATGTCAGCTATGGAGGAAGAAGATTTCGTCGAGCCTGGCAAGGAGGTAGAAATGGAAATGGATGAAGAAGAGGTCCAACTGGTTGAGGAGGGCATGAGGGCAGCAAGTCTGGAGGAGAACGGCGATGTGAAGAGGAGTGAGGTCAAGGTTTTGCTAGAAGAGAACGAACCACCCATGCGAATTGTGAAAAATTGGAAGAGGCCCGAGGACAGAATCCCAGCTGAAAGGGATCCTACTAAATATGTCGTCTCTCCAATAACTGGTGAGCTTATTCCTATTAGTGAGATGTCCGAACACATGAGAATTTCTCTTATTGATCCCAAGTTTAAGGAACAGAAGGATAGGATGTTTGCTAAGATAAGAGAGACCACCCTTGCTGCGGACGATGAGATATCCAGGAACATTGTAGGACTAGCAAGAACACGTCCTGATATTTTTGGTACAACAGCAGAAGAAGTTTCTAATGCTGTGAAGGCTGAAATTGAAAAGAAGAAAGATGAGCAACCAAAACAGGTCATGTGGGATGGTCATACTGGAAGTATTGGCCGCACAGCCAGCCTGGCCTTGACTCAGAATACTGGTATGGAGGACATGGGTGATGGTTTAAACAATGACGGCAGGAGCCTTCAGGGTCCAGCACCTCCTCCTCCTAGGCCTGGTATGCCATCAATCAGGCCACTACCTCCACCTCCTGGTCTTGCTTTAAATATTCCCAGGCCCCCCACAATGGTTCAATATCCAAACCCAACCGGCACTGGTGGTGTTGCACCACCTCCACCCGGGCCCCCTGTTGTCAATGTAATTCCTTCTATTCACCCTCCACCTCCTTCAATGCCTATGATGCACGGGCAAAATCTTATGGGAAACCGTCCTCCAATGCCACCATCTATGCCCTTGAATTCTAATATTCCTGTTCCACCACCACCTGGATCGCAGTTTACACCTTTGGGAGGTCACAGATTCCAGCCAGGCATGCCTATGCCCCAACCAGGCATGTCTATGGTTCCTCCACCTCCTATGCCCCTAGGCatgcctccaccaccaccacctgaaGAGGCCCCTCCACCCCTTCCTGAAGAACCAGAGCCCAAGAGGCAAAGGCTTGACGACTCTTTGCTCATTCCGGAAGAACAGTTCCTCGCAAAACATCCTGTATATATCTTCTTCCAGTCCTTTTCCCTCTCTTTATATTCAATTCGATATCGTGTTGATACCTTTAGAGTTGCTCCTAATTTTCTCTTTAATGTTTATGTAATTCCAGGGTACTGCTCGTATTAGTATATCAGTGCCTAACACTGATGAAGGAAACATGAAAGGTCAAGTGTTGGAGATTGCTGTGCAGTCCTTGACTGAAACAGTTGCAAGTTTGAAAGAGAAAATTGCTGGGGAGATCCAGCTTCCTTCAAATAAGCAGAAGCTGAGTGGGAAGGCAGGGTTCCTCAAGGACAATTTGTCTCTTGCTTATTATAATGTTGGACCTGGAGAGGCACTATCTCTTTCTCTTAGAGAGCGTGGTGGTAGGAAGAGATGAGCTACATCACACCATAGGTCTTGTGAGATTCACGTTGAAACTTCGGGCATATTGGTCTTGTTATGAAGTTGTTAGacatttttgtttttcctttgttGATGTCTAGGAATATTGACAGTTGTACTTCTTATATCTTGAAATTTTAAGCCAGTGATATGGTATCTACAATTGGATTGACAGAAATATTGTCTGCTCGCTGGTTTGCATTGAGGTTGTATTATTGAATACTGTTTATGTGGCTGATCTGTTGCTGTTATTTGTGTTCAGCCATCTTGTTGCACTCCTGGTGTTGTTGATGGCGATTCATACTCTTTGAAGTGGTTCTATATTGCTGCTTCTGTTGTCTGACATCTTTCCTCTTATACATTGAGAAGGAAATATGGAGGTTGGACACTCCGTGTGTTCTTATTAACCTGCGTTTATTCCGGTTTTAGTTCTCCTTTACTAATGTACCAGTCGATTCTGTTGCTCAGGGTTGCCTGAGACCTGTTGTTTGACGCATTTAGATTCTTGGGTAGCGCTCTGTTTAACTTTTGAATTTCTCAAGAAAGTTTAATATTTCTGCTTGAGCTAATTCCAATTCTTGTAAAGAGTAGCAAATTGTTTGCATCGTATAATCTATGATATACAGAAACCAAAACCCTTCCCTTAATATACATCACAAGGTAGCCGGAATGTCAACTCGTATACTTTTGAAGGCTGTGTGTGTGTGGTATACATCGTCTCTAAAACGTTATGTACAGAACCAATACTCTTTTGTATGTTTATGACTAAGAACAGCATAGTGAGGAAAAACACTGGCTCTGGGGCAGGACAGGACATGATCTGCGGCGTGCAACTCAACTCATCACCTTAAACGGAGGAAGAATGCGCCAATGGTTCATTGTCGTGATGGACAACCTGCTGATTCTGCTGGCTATCGAGAGGCATGTATTGTGACATGATAGCCATTATCTCCGAGTCCATGTAAGACTGCATCAAAAACAAGGTTACTATCTGCTCACAACAATTCAAAATGAAGAACAGAGAAGTTGTCTTTTGTGGCTTGTGGCTTACCCTTAGTCTGTATTTGTAGAATATGTAACCAGCTAGTCCAACACTCATCACTACGGCAAGCACCACAACGGTAAGAATCCCACTCAGTTTGGAGCTTTTCCTTTCTGCACACATTTAATTATCAGTAAACAGGATTGATGTGATCATACGATGGCACCCAAGGTGCGAATGAAAGAGTTCACCGTACCAATGCAGGTATCGTGCTCGTTTATGTAGATTTGGTCTCCTCTGCAACTGCACTCAAATCCACCCCATGTATTCTTACAGCTACATCCATCACACTGACAGGCAGTCCCTAATTTGCACTCGTCCATGTCTACAAATATACAACAACTGTGATTCACAGTGTTTTTTCAACAGGTTGAAGCAGGTAAAAGTATCGAAGAGGGAAGTACCTTGACACGTTTTACCATCTCCGGTGAAGCCAGCCGGACAATGGCAGCCCGACAGATCATTGTCCTTGCACGCGGAGAACTTAAGTCCATGCTTGTGTTCCGACCAGCAGCCTCCATTGTTGACAGAGCACCTCCCCGGCCCAACAGCTGCAGACGGATCAAGATTCAGATTCACGCAGACCTCAACTAGTCCGAAggttttaatgaattaattacCGTGACATGATTCGTATCCGTCTCCTTGAAACTGAACGCCGTTTACTAAAGGGCACTCGCAAACTCTTCCCCTGAATGTGTCCTTGCAGGCTGTTACGTTAGATTCATTGTCGCGCCAACACCCTCCGTTGTTCTCAAGGCACTGGTTTGTCTCTACATCTGTTGATCAACATTTTAATCCATCAATTTCCATATAATCATAGGCAGTAATAATAGTCATCATCTTTAAGTCATTGTCTGTGTAAGAACCTCCGCTCAGGCAAATAGGAGGCTCCGTCGTCTCCTTAAACCCTGCACATACGGCTTTCAGCACAGCGTTCCTCTCCAACTTCCCTTCACCCACCAAAACAATCTCATTCAGTAATACAAAACATACCTCAAATCACACATACATAaggtatatttttatattttcaactaACCTCTGTATTGAACATTATTCATCACCATAGTTGGTAAGATGGTAACATCGCCACGTGATCCATGACCAACCTAAACTCACACATAATTGCATTTCAGCAACAATCACCAATTGAAAGTTTagttattactactatattaaaCCGAAGAACTTTCTTGACCTGAAGTTCTTGCTCGATTTTCAGGACTTCGTTCTCAGTATCGGCTTCTGGATCACCCATGCACTTATTTATCTTCTCAACCGATATACCTACACCCAGATCAATCCCGGAAAATGATGTCGTCGGATTATGATGATCGGTAGATAAATGGAAAGGGATTTTCTGAACTTACCAAGTGATTTCATGACTTCCTCTGCACACTCTTTGCTGTACCTGTTGTGCTTCATGGAGCACCTAATATGGAAATCAGAAACATAATCCCACCAAATCCAGGACCGGTTAGTCTGGTTAGCAACTCTGTGCACACAGAGCTGCCTCAAATTCTCCAAGACGACGTCCTTCCCTGAATACCCCGAGCTGAAGTCCAGTTCAGGGTCGGGGGCGCAGTACCTGCCGCGGTTGATGCACTGCGACTTGCACTGCTCCGTCTGCACGAAGTCCCGCGGGCAATACCACGTGATGTAGTGTGGCGTGAACTGCGTGTACCCTCCTTTCTCGAGGATCTGTGCGTGGCCCTTGAAGTTCTTGATGAAGTTCATCTGCTCGTCGCAGCGGCTGCCGCACTCGTCGTTGCTGTTGGTCCAGAGCTCGTACTCCACCCTCTCGTCGGGGTGAGGCATCGACTCTGACCAGTCTATCTTGACCACGACGTCCTCGCCTTTCTTGAGGGCCTCCTTGAGTGTGTCGCCCAAAGGACGACCGATGAGAGCCGACGGGATGCCGATCTTCTCCACGTATCCGGCAGCTTCGGGGCTGCTGTCTTGGGGCGAGTCCATGGTGATGAGAGGTTCGTCTATGATGTCCGCTACTAGAACCGCCGACGCCCCCGCCTGCTGCCCGTTCCATACCTTTAGCGCGAAGAAGCACTCTGCACTTACAGAGTTAAACATGAGTGCTTAAGGTCAAAGGTCTCACGttcaagtaaaaaacaaagcatGATGAGAGAAAACGAATCGACAACCTCCACGGTCGAGGAGGAGAATGGTGGGGCGAGACGACTTCGGCTTGAATGGCCTATCTCCGTCGAAGGCGGAGCAGCCGACCTGGCCCTTGTCGGGGTAGACCAGAGTGCCGGTCAACGAGCCGCCGTAGTCGGGCACGCCGAAGTTCGCGATGGCAGCATCGTGCTTTGACCGCTTGTCGAAAGGCGACACCACGCTGATGCTGCTCTTCTCCACCACGAATCTTGATTCCACTGCTGTTGACAGTAGTAAAACTAGTGTTACTGCTAACACACAAGAGGCTGCCGCCGTTGTCgtcgccgccaccgccaccgccgcagCCATATCTCTCGGAGGAGAAGAAAGTGGCTAACACCGGTGTAGATGTGGTGTTTAACAATAAAGAATTTAGGGGGAAGAGAGGGAGATGGGGAAGACTTTGGCGTGAGGTCTACTATTCTTGTTTTATAGTATTTCAAGAAAATGTTTGAAACATCTCAATACTAATTATATTATTACAAGTAGATGTTGCTGTTGGTCATGCCATGACGTGAAGTTAACTACATAGTCACAGAGCGTAAACGAAGGGCCAAACCAACGACGTGAAGAATGAGTCAAATTGGCCCTTGGATATTGAAAGAAAGCATTTCCATGGCTAACTTTCCACATTTTACTTTTCTTCTATAGTAAAAATCTTGACAATACTAATAGCTAAAAAGAGACAAGTGTCattttaaattgaaattttttgttaatttcagATCAATATCATAACTTcttaaattgaaatataaacaaTGGTTCAAATTGTAGCTTATATTACAAAATAAGAAAAGATATGACAACAAATCAatgttattatatttttagtgtTTTTTAAAATGTGTCAATATATGAAAAATGACATGGTTTTGTTTCATAGTCATCAGATTCGATTTTGCcttattaattttgattttgatcatCATCCAATTACAAAAAGTtgaaaattttgtgattttataTTCTTATTTCAAAAATTACGGGATTGACCAGAAATGAACGAAAAGTTAtgatttaaatgaaaataatccATATTCATAATTTGTATGTTTTGGTACTGAAATACAAAGTATGTTAGAGTTTACCAGAAAATTGACTTCTTAGCTTGCTAATCACTTATCTTCATTTTAAAGTATGATTGGTGCAATATTTTGATCATTCACTTTATTTCAGCCCACCTATAACTTCAAGCTCTCGCGTCCCATCATTTTTAGAAGGGATTTTCTAAATTATTATGCTAATTACTGCACTAGTTGGATATTAGATGGAAtatgtttaattatttatttggtaCAGCAATTACATAAGAATTAAATCGTTGTTGCGAGTGgctaaaatattaatattggtGACCTTGCAAAATTTTCACTTCCTCAGCATAatccaaattaaaaatttgGAAAATAGTGAGAGAGGACTTGGTCATGGTTGACCTTGTATTATTAAGTCGAGTAGACGAGCTTAAATTAGGTgaataatgattttattttatcatcttaTAGGTATTCGAGGAGGACaaattgaaaatatcaaaatatttacaattttttgTTATATTCAATATTTATGCATTAATGTCATAAGCTCTAATCTTGGTGTCGAATAGTCTATATTTTGATGATTTGATGGCCCCAAGGAATTGACTTCCGTATATTCaatatttattggattgatgaGATTATTGTAAAGACAAAAGTTTGTGTGCATTCGAATGTACAGTGGCATTCATCCGATTTTGATTCTTTATTCCTAATCCCATAACAAGAttaagatttaattaaaagagATATATTGTAAGATTcatgaataaaatatttttggtaCGTATTGTCACTTAATATATCCAATCAATCATAATTATAGAAAGCACCTTTTTattacaattaatttttttcaattgtgATTAGTTGGTTACACTACATGACAATATGTCCGAACCACCTATTTTTTACTAAGTGAGCTGTGTTTGTAAATTGcaatatgtactccctccgttcactAATAATCGTCTTATTGATCGACGGGAGAGTATAAATTTGGCAAGATTTTAATTGTATGTAGTACGAAAATATTGAGGAAACCAACCGAATATTACGACAATGGgggctattttagaaaaaatacAGCCCATATCATATTATTCCGACCCCACCACAAGGTCCGAAACAAAAACGGGCTTATTAACATTTCATAACTTGGGCCAAATATTGGGCCGAGGGGCCCATAGTGGAGTTCATTAATCCCATGAGTCATGACTATTATTTAAACAGAAAGCAACGGTACAAAACATTCTACATTATTCATTCTTCACAACGAAAGCAGTTCAACCGCGCAACCCAGCGGCCACGCTGCCCCAATCAACGAGCCCTTCCACATTCTTCACCACCGTCACCTCCTCAAACGGATCCAATCCAAATCCATCCACCAGCAAACTATACTCATACACCAGATCCATACACAGATACCCCAAATCCCCCTCCTCAATCGCCGGA
This DNA window, taken from Salvia splendens isolate huo1 chromosome 18, SspV2, whole genome shotgun sequence, encodes the following:
- the LOC121777393 gene encoding vacuolar-sorting receptor 6-like, whose translation is MAAAVAVAATTTAAASCVLAVTLVLLLSTAVESRFVVEKSSISVVSPFDKRSKHDAAIANFGVPDYGGSLTGTLVYPDKGQVGCSAFDGDRPFKPKSSRPTILLLDRGECFFALKVWNGQQAGASAVLVADIIDEPLITMDSPQDSSPEAAGYVEKIGIPSALIGRPLGDTLKEALKKGEDVVVKIDWSESMPHPDERVEYELWTNSNDECGSRCDEQMNFIKNFKGHAQILEKGGYTQFTPHYITWYCPRDFVQTEQCKSQCINRGRYCAPDPELDFSSGYSGKDVVLENLRQLCVHRVANQTNRSWIWWDYVSDFHIRCSMKHNRYSKECAEEVMKSLGISVEKINKCMGDPEADTENEVLKIEQELQVGHGSRGDVTILPTMVMNNVQYRGKLERNAVLKAVCAGFKETTEPPICLSGDVETNQCLENNGGCWRDNESNVTACKDTFRGRVCECPLVNGVQFQGDGYESCHAVGPGRCSVNNGGCWSEHKHGLKFSACKDNDLSGCHCPAGFTGDGKTCQDMDECKLGTACQCDGCSCKNTWGGFECSCRGDQIYINEHDTCIERKSSKLSGILTVVVLAVVMSVGLAGYIFYKYRLRSYMDSEIMAIMSQYMPLDSQQNQQVVHHDNEPLAHSSSV
- the LOC121777392 gene encoding probable splicing factor 3A subunit 1, with translation MLGSLPILPLPAPPEDGDLGPLPASQVTEESDDEKNLENENQKMAIDKPSSAPPSVATHTRSIGVIHPPIDIRTIVDKTAQFVAKNGPEFEKRIIVSNEGNAKFNFLRSSDPYHAYYQHRLAESRSQNQNSAAQPPQPEAAPESVSSTPAADANDASAKPDPSAQFRTVRKVLDPPEAEQYIVRLPEGITGEELDIIKLTAQFVARNGKSFLTGLTSRESTNPQFHFLRPTHSMFMFFTSLADAYSKVLMPPKGLSDKLKNSVLDMTTVLERCLNRLEWERSQEQARQKAEDEIEQERLQMAMIDWHDFVVVESIDFADDEDEDLPPPMTLEEVIRRSKMSAMEEEDFVEPGKEVEMEMDEEEVQLVEEGMRAASLEENGDVKRSEVKVLLEENEPPMRIVKNWKRPEDRIPAERDPTKYVVSPITGELIPISEMSEHMRISLIDPKFKEQKDRMFAKIRETTLAADDEISRNIVGLARTRPDIFGTTAEEVSNAVKAEIEKKKDEQPKQVMWDGHTGSIGRTASLALTQNTGMEDMGDGLNNDGRSLQGPAPPPPRPGMPSIRPLPPPPGLALNIPRPPTMVQYPNPTGTGGVAPPPPGPPVVNVIPSIHPPPPSMPMMHGQNLMGNRPPMPPSMPLNSNIPVPPPPGSQFTPLGGHRFQPGMPMPQPGMSMVPPPPMPLGMPPPPPPEEAPPPLPEEPEPKRQRLDDSLLIPEEQFLAKHPGTARISISVPNTDEGNMKGQVLEIAVQSLTETVASLKEKIAGEIQLPSNKQKLSGKAGFLKDNLSLAYYNVGPGEALSLSLRERGGRKR